One segment of Neobacillus endophyticus DNA contains the following:
- a CDS encoding enoyl-CoA hydratase-related protein, whose product MRKIELKVDGHLAVVTINRPEQFNCFDLETLYQLNETVNEIKFDRNIRVVIITGAGEKSFSTGADLRERRTLNEKEVRRNVNLIGEVFTKIGELPQPTIAAINGYALGGGLELALACDFRFAVKEAILGLTEVSWAIIPGAGGTQRLCRLIGISKAKELILTARKIDAIQAYDLGLVNKVVDRNELLESSVRLAEEIMKNGPLAVTQAKYAINYGSNVDLKTGLAIESKAYEVIIPSTDRVEALEAFNEKRAPQFKGE is encoded by the coding sequence ATGAGAAAAATAGAGTTAAAAGTGGATGGACATTTAGCGGTGGTCACGATTAATCGTCCTGAGCAATTTAATTGTTTTGATTTGGAAACGCTTTATCAATTAAATGAAACAGTAAATGAAATTAAATTTGACCGAAATATCAGGGTTGTCATTATTACTGGAGCTGGAGAAAAATCGTTCAGTACAGGTGCTGATTTACGTGAAAGACGAACATTAAACGAAAAAGAAGTTAGACGAAATGTGAATTTGATCGGTGAAGTATTTACAAAAATTGGAGAGCTCCCACAGCCGACAATTGCAGCAATTAACGGCTATGCGCTTGGCGGCGGTCTTGAACTGGCATTGGCCTGTGATTTTCGATTTGCGGTGAAAGAGGCCATATTGGGATTAACCGAGGTAAGCTGGGCCATTATCCCAGGAGCGGGTGGAACTCAACGTTTGTGCAGGTTAATTGGAATATCAAAAGCAAAAGAATTAATTTTAACAGCTAGAAAGATTGATGCAATCCAGGCATATGACTTAGGCTTAGTTAATAAAGTGGTGGATCGTAACGAATTGCTAGAAAGCTCTGTACGTTTAGCGGAAGAAATAATGAAAAATGGACCCTTAGCAGTTACACAAGCTAAATATGCGATCAATTACGGCAGCAATGTAGATCTTAAGACAGGATTGGCCATAGAATCTAAAGCGTATGAGGTCATCATCCCGTCAACAGATCGAGTGGAGGCACTTGAAGCATTTAACGAAAAGCGTGCACCGCAATTTAAAGGGGAATAG
- a CDS encoding D-2-hydroxyacid dehydrogenase yields MFKKQPTILVYHSNQAEVFAEYIRQFGLSSTILTASNPEEAERQLENTEVILGWKFPTYLLKQPIASSVQWFQSTGAGIDDLIADKTIPEHVMVTRIVDQFGSYISEYVFSFLLYIIKDMQRMRKSQMDRSWDPFISESLEGKTIGVAGLGSIGSEVVQKARAFDMRVFGLSFSSKHALLVDHHFTPDKWKEFVCELDYLVLTLPLTDSTRYVMNRDMLMAMKEDACLINVGRGALINENDLAAVMESGHLKAAILDVFEIEPLPKDHQFYSLQNIYLTSHLSGPSTVEGVSRFFVENVKKYMNHEPLQGLVDRSLGY; encoded by the coding sequence ATGTTTAAAAAACAGCCTACCATACTTGTTTACCATTCAAACCAAGCAGAAGTATTTGCGGAATATATCCGCCAATTCGGTCTTTCATCCACTATATTGACTGCGTCGAATCCAGAGGAAGCTGAACGACAGCTAGAAAATACTGAAGTCATCTTAGGATGGAAATTTCCTACCTATCTTTTAAAACAGCCTATCGCCTCATCTGTTCAATGGTTTCAGTCAACTGGTGCGGGGATAGATGATCTCATAGCGGACAAAACCATTCCTGAACATGTGATGGTAACCAGAATTGTGGATCAATTCGGGAGCTATATTTCAGAATATGTTTTTTCCTTTCTTTTGTACATCATAAAAGACATGCAAAGGATGAGAAAATCGCAAATGGACAGAAGTTGGGATCCATTCATTTCGGAATCTTTAGAAGGTAAAACAATTGGTGTTGCAGGACTCGGATCAATTGGATCAGAAGTTGTCCAGAAGGCCCGCGCCTTTGATATGAGAGTATTTGGATTGAGCTTTAGCAGTAAACATGCTTTATTAGTTGATCACCACTTCACTCCGGATAAGTGGAAGGAATTTGTTTGTGAGCTAGACTATTTGGTACTGACCCTTCCATTGACTGATTCAACACGGTATGTCATGAATCGAGATATGTTAATGGCCATGAAAGAGGATGCCTGCTTGATCAATGTTGGCCGAGGAGCATTAATAAATGAAAATGACCTGGCTGCTGTGATGGAATCAGGTCACCTAAAAGCAGCGATTCTCGATGTTTTTGAGATCGAACCACTGCCAAAAGACCACCAATTTTATTCCTTGCAAAATATCTATCTCACATCTCATTTGTCAGGTCCTAGTACGGTTGAAGGGGTCAGCCGCTTTTTTGTGGAAAATGTAAAAAAATATATGAATCACGAACCGTTACAAGGTTTGGTTGACCGTTCACTTGGTTATTAA
- a CDS encoding DUF2062 domain-containing protein produces MRVKPKKYNFFQRIGRAFKLNFIKLFRSPGGAKKVALGFAIGFGLEMLVISSASLIYILFIPIVRLAKGSFPAAIIGNVIGKLTFLPVILLPFARTIGKMIFPMKVKIGNSPPFSFKSLLHGDFSGLISILHGGVHVLIGMTIFGVVLGLASYFIVYYFYEKEKAKRLTRIRDKQALRKSKLNKTLI; encoded by the coding sequence TTGCGTGTTAAACCCAAAAAATATAATTTCTTCCAACGCATCGGTCGTGCTTTTAAGTTGAATTTTATTAAATTGTTTCGGTCACCTGGAGGGGCCAAAAAAGTGGCGTTGGGATTTGCAATCGGATTCGGCTTGGAAATGCTTGTCATTTCATCTGCTTCCCTCATATATATATTGTTTATTCCTATCGTTCGTTTAGCCAAAGGGTCATTTCCTGCTGCCATAATTGGTAATGTTATCGGAAAATTAACTTTTCTTCCGGTTATCCTCTTACCATTTGCCCGCACAATTGGCAAGATGATCTTTCCAATGAAAGTGAAAATTGGAAATAGTCCTCCGTTTTCATTCAAAAGTTTGTTACATGGTGATTTCAGCGGATTAATCAGTATCCTTCATGGCGGGGTACATGTTCTAATCGGAATGACTATTTTTGGCGTCGTTCTTGGCCTTGCTTCTTATTTTATTGTTTATTATTTTTACGAAAAGGAAAAAGCGAAAAGATTAACGAGAATTCGAGATAAACAGGCCCTTCGGAAAAGTAAACTAAATAAAACCCTTATATAA
- a CDS encoding LTA synthase family protein translates to MNHIYEKTRNIFTKYPGFFFLAVFFLWIKTYIAQLTQFKLGIDGPYQQVLLFINPLGSSLLFLGIAFFLKGRKKYIWLMIIYFLLSVLLYSNILYYRFFTDFITMPTLTQTKNFGDVSSSVPTLLKPYDFLFFLDFIILAALLAFKVVKIDPIDVDRRKISFYFSLVMAISFANVGLAEIDRPELLTRGFDRNYIVKYLGLYNYAIYDAVQSTQASAERVFADSNDITDVLNYTKSHYAEPNPTYFGAAKGMNVIYYHLESFQNFLINYKLHGEEVTPFLNSLTKDKNTIYFDNFFHQTGHGKTSDAEFILENSLYGLPQGSAFMTKSLNTFESAPAILGQHGYTSAVFHGNTGSFWNRNEVYKSLGYDHFFDANYYTINQDDTAEYGLMDKPFVQQTMPMLENLKQPFYAKLITVSNHFPYPISPKDATIAPADTNVQYINSYFQTARYADEAVKQFFDYLKESGLYDHTVVILYGDHYGISSDNDSSMSQIIGKEVTPFESAGLQRVPLFIHVPGMKGGINHEYAGQIDVLPTLLHLLGIDSKNYIQFGTDLLSKQHDDLVPFRNGDFVSSTITSAGGKFYDSTTGLEIGSDQLAEAKKDQDIVDQKLSLSDKIVNGDLLRFYTPKGFIPVDRSKYNYQKVQDTTSKK, encoded by the coding sequence ATGAATCACATATATGAAAAGACGAGAAATATTTTCACAAAATATCCTGGTTTTTTCTTTTTAGCCGTCTTTTTCCTCTGGATTAAAACATATATCGCACAACTGACTCAATTTAAATTAGGAATTGATGGCCCATATCAGCAGGTTCTGTTATTTATTAATCCATTGGGTTCTTCATTGTTATTTTTAGGTATAGCCTTCTTTTTAAAAGGAAGAAAAAAGTATATTTGGCTGATGATCATTTATTTTCTACTATCCGTTCTTTTATATAGCAATATTTTATATTATCGTTTCTTTACAGATTTCATAACAATGCCAACATTAACACAGACAAAGAATTTCGGAGATGTCAGCAGCAGTGTACCGACATTATTAAAACCATACGATTTCCTTTTTTTCCTTGATTTCATCATTTTGGCAGCACTCCTTGCATTTAAGGTAGTCAAAATTGACCCGATTGATGTAGACCGACGCAAGATCTCTTTTTATTTCTCGCTTGTTATGGCCATTTCTTTTGCCAATGTTGGTCTGGCAGAAATCGACCGTCCCGAATTACTGACAAGAGGTTTTGATCGAAATTATATTGTGAAATATCTCGGTTTATATAACTATGCCATCTATGACGCTGTTCAAAGCACTCAAGCATCTGCGGAAAGAGTTTTTGCAGATTCAAATGATATTACAGATGTTTTAAATTACACTAAATCCCATTATGCTGAGCCTAATCCTACATATTTTGGTGCTGCTAAGGGCATGAACGTTATTTACTACCATTTGGAATCATTTCAGAATTTCTTAATAAATTACAAATTACATGGCGAAGAGGTAACTCCATTCTTAAATTCGTTAACTAAAGACAAAAATACCATTTACTTTGATAATTTCTTTCATCAGACAGGACATGGAAAAACTTCTGATGCTGAATTTATTTTGGAAAATTCTTTATATGGACTGCCGCAAGGTTCTGCATTTATGACGAAAAGTTTAAATACATTCGAATCAGCACCTGCCATTTTAGGGCAACACGGGTATACTTCCGCTGTATTCCACGGCAATACCGGAAGTTTCTGGAATCGAAACGAAGTATATAAATCATTGGGCTATGATCACTTTTTTGATGCAAACTATTACACGATCAACCAAGATGACACCGCGGAATATGGTTTAATGGATAAGCCTTTCGTTCAACAAACGATGCCAATGTTGGAAAATTTGAAACAGCCATTTTATGCTAAACTTATTACAGTTTCAAACCATTTCCCGTATCCTATTAGTCCAAAGGATGCGACGATTGCACCAGCAGACACAAACGTACAATATATTAACTCATACTTCCAGACAGCCCGTTATGCGGATGAAGCTGTAAAGCAATTCTTTGATTACTTAAAAGAATCCGGTTTATATGATCATACTGTTGTGATTCTATATGGAGACCATTATGGAATTTCATCTGATAATGACAGTTCTATGTCACAAATTATCGGCAAAGAAGTAACACCGTTTGAAAGTGCTGGTTTACAACGGGTACCTTTATTCATTCACGTACCGGGAATGAAAGGCGGCATTAATCACGAGTATGCTGGACAAATTGATGTTTTACCAACACTTCTTCATTTATTGGGAATAGATTCAAAAAATTATATTCAATTTGGAACAGACCTATTGTCAAAACAGCACGATGACCTGGTCCCTTTCCGAAATGGTGATTTTGTGAGTTCGACCATCACCTCAGCCGGTGGAAAATTCTATGATTCAACCACAGGGCTGGAAATAGGAAGTGATCAATTGGCGGAGGCTAAAAAAGATCAGGATATTGTGGATCAAAAATTATCCCTATCGGATAAGATCGTAAATGGAGATTTACTGCGATTCTACACTCCTAAAGGCTTTATACCTGTTGACCGTTCAAAATATAACTATCAAAAAGTACAAGACACAACATCTAAAAAATAA
- a CDS encoding MFS transporter, producing the protein MVMWKRNLFVLWIGVFFTSASFSMVIPFLPIFLLKIGVTQNTELWSGLLFSAAFFAGAISAPFWGRIADKYGRKPMIIRAGFVLFAIYTLTAFVTNPYQLLVLRFLQGLLSGFIPGSIALIGTNTPSDKVGYALSLISTASASGGIVGPLLGGGIADLVGNRWAFASAGIIVLISTLLIIFWVTEENFTPSKERGSVKNDIKYACCNRPLILVLILTIVTSCSIMTVEPILPLYIVKLGGSSDKASFIAGIVFSLPGIASAIFAPYWGKRADKVGFQRVLVIGLLGGGVGSLAQILFIHIWGFSVIRFIYGIFFCAVFPALNGLVVKSTPDDFRGRAFGLNQTANQIGGMVGPMIGGFLGGIFPAQSVFLITGLLLLAATAVAYWYANDLNMVMKPKMAAEK; encoded by the coding sequence ATGGTAATGTGGAAACGTAATTTATTTGTGCTTTGGATTGGAGTCTTTTTCACGTCAGCAAGTTTTTCTATGGTCATTCCTTTTTTGCCCATTTTTCTTCTCAAAATCGGTGTCACGCAAAATACTGAATTATGGTCAGGGCTGTTATTTAGTGCTGCTTTTTTTGCAGGTGCTATTTCAGCGCCTTTTTGGGGGAGGATTGCAGATAAATATGGCAGAAAACCTATGATCATACGTGCTGGTTTTGTTCTATTTGCCATTTACACTTTAACTGCATTTGTCACCAATCCGTACCAGTTGCTTGTGTTACGGTTCCTTCAGGGGTTATTAAGCGGGTTTATTCCAGGTTCAATTGCTTTGATCGGTACGAATACCCCCAGTGATAAAGTAGGCTACGCGCTGTCACTAATTTCAACAGCCTCCGCCTCAGGAGGGATTGTGGGGCCGCTACTGGGAGGGGGGATTGCAGATTTAGTAGGGAATAGGTGGGCATTCGCCAGTGCTGGAATTATTGTGTTGATCTCAACTTTACTGATTATTTTTTGGGTGACGGAAGAAAATTTCACTCCAAGCAAGGAACGAGGATCAGTAAAGAATGATATTAAATATGCATGCTGCAATCGTCCGTTAATTTTGGTATTAATCTTAACTATTGTTACAAGCTGCTCGATTATGACTGTTGAGCCAATTTTACCCTTATATATTGTAAAGCTCGGAGGCTCGTCGGATAAAGCTTCCTTTATAGCCGGTATCGTATTCTCACTTCCTGGAATCGCTAGTGCCATATTTGCTCCATATTGGGGGAAGCGGGCAGACAAGGTTGGCTTTCAACGTGTCCTTGTAATAGGCCTTCTAGGCGGTGGGGTTGGATCCCTGGCACAAATATTATTTATTCATATTTGGGGATTCTCCGTGATACGTTTTATTTATGGTATATTCTTCTGTGCCGTCTTCCCAGCATTAAACGGGCTTGTGGTGAAATCTACACCAGATGACTTCCGTGGTAGAGCATTCGGTTTGAATCAAACAGCCAATCAAATTGGCGGTATGGTAGGGCCCATGATTGGTGGTTTTCTTGGCGGGATTTTTCCAGCCCAAAGTGTTTTTCTCATCACTGGACTATTATTATTAGCCGCCACTGCGGTTGCATATTGGTATGCGAATGATTTAAACATGGTGATGAAACCGAAAATGGCGGCAGAGAAGTAA
- a CDS encoding cation:proton antiporter, translated as MFSLSGAEISHFLLAMGCLLAAAHLLGYLAERVYIPRVIGEVTAGLVLGPTLLGYFFPHTFKWMFLGFPSEDKLFALVYQIGLLMLMFCSGLKFQTQFNKEDAKLTSALVIGSTLPAFIIGWIAAQHINITHLIGTADNMLAIKIVIAISIAVTSIPVISKIFNDLGIMHSRFAKIVVACAGIHDIILWVALGFATAIASEGSAFTVKTAFINIGISFGFIIGTLLLGYLLFKRMTIIKQNILFRSSNLGYFLIIMFILASLAGSLHVETFFGALIAGIVAKVALPKAVSERLEQSVSNISFSWFIPIYFATVGLQLDLVKHFDFLYFLAYLLFATLTQTAAVYLTARFVKQDPFTSFNLGIAINNRGGPGIVLSSVAYTAGIINQEFFAILVMLALVTSWLPGTWLRIVMNKGWRLMPGDEKIIPDLRNDDKIKSINQYYK; from the coding sequence ATGTTTAGCTTATCCGGGGCTGAAATTAGTCATTTTCTACTTGCGATGGGCTGTTTATTGGCGGCAGCACATTTACTAGGATATCTGGCAGAACGAGTCTATATCCCCCGCGTCATTGGGGAAGTTACAGCAGGATTGGTTCTTGGCCCAACGTTATTAGGGTATTTCTTTCCACATACTTTTAAATGGATGTTTTTAGGGTTCCCATCAGAGGATAAACTTTTTGCGCTCGTTTATCAGATTGGCTTGTTGATGTTAATGTTTTGTTCTGGACTTAAGTTTCAGACACAATTTAATAAAGAGGATGCCAAACTTACTTCCGCTTTAGTAATAGGGTCAACATTGCCTGCTTTTATCATAGGGTGGATTGCCGCTCAACATATTAACATAACGCATTTAATAGGCACGGCAGACAATATGTTAGCCATAAAAATTGTCATAGCCATCTCCATCGCTGTCACTTCGATCCCTGTTATATCGAAAATTTTCAATGATCTTGGTATTATGCATTCCCGTTTTGCAAAGATTGTGGTTGCATGCGCCGGAATTCACGATATTATCCTCTGGGTGGCATTAGGTTTCGCTACAGCCATAGCCAGCGAAGGCAGTGCTTTTACAGTTAAAACAGCATTTATAAATATTGGCATTTCGTTTGGATTTATTATCGGAACTTTACTGCTTGGTTATTTATTATTCAAACGCATGACGATCATTAAACAAAATATTCTATTCCGCTCATCCAATCTAGGATATTTCTTAATTATTATGTTTATCCTTGCCTCATTAGCCGGAAGTCTTCATGTAGAAACATTTTTCGGTGCGCTTATTGCAGGGATCGTGGCAAAAGTAGCATTACCCAAAGCGGTCTCCGAACGACTTGAGCAAAGTGTCTCAAACATTTCATTTTCCTGGTTTATTCCGATTTACTTTGCAACCGTTGGTTTACAGCTTGATCTTGTCAAGCATTTTGACTTTTTATACTTCCTTGCGTACCTATTATTTGCGACTTTAACACAAACTGCCGCGGTTTATCTTACTGCCCGCTTCGTTAAGCAAGACCCGTTTACCAGTTTTAACTTGGGAATAGCCATCAATAACCGCGGGGGGCCGGGAATCGTCCTTTCATCAGTAGCTTACACCGCTGGCATCATCAATCAAGAATTTTTTGCCATTCTTGTGATGCTCGCTCTAGTTACTTCCTGGCTGCCTGGTACGTGGCTTAGAATTGTGATGAATAAAGGATGGCGGCTTATGCCAGGTGATGAAAAAATCATTCCCGATCTAAGGAATGATGACAAAATCAAATCAATTAATCAATATTATAAGTAA
- a CDS encoding PepSY domain-containing protein: protein MKKLIITLVFLFSFGCGAIYSAGYAHAESGYNTVNHPISAKKAKEIALKKVNGEFISIKLENDDGGEHYEVKIKKSGTIYEVEVDAKSGKVLEVEKEGTQDDDGHHGDDRHDDDDHLDD from the coding sequence ATGAAAAAACTAATTATCACTTTGGTCTTTCTGTTTTCTTTTGGCTGTGGAGCAATTTATTCTGCGGGATATGCACATGCTGAGAGTGGCTACAACACTGTAAACCATCCTATTTCAGCGAAAAAAGCAAAAGAGATTGCATTGAAAAAGGTAAATGGTGAATTCATCTCCATTAAGTTAGAAAATGATGATGGAGGGGAGCATTACGAAGTAAAAATTAAAAAGTCAGGCACCATTTATGAGGTTGAGGTTGACGCAAAGTCTGGAAAAGTATTAGAGGTTGAAAAAGAAGGGACACAGGACGATGACGGCCATCATGGGGATGATCGTCATGATGACGACGATCATTTAGATGATTAA
- a CDS encoding DUF2680 domain-containing protein, translating into MLKKYVTILFFLPFILFLPLQTFAAVIDENENRDVERLIFEEKNNEETETKNGEIEKEDSDLVCTKDIRFTLAQKKRLDQIYHQIYMDYIDLIETYAWAGALTQDQKLIRYKMLKNYILTFQKRNYKWCSEYEEDEWEEEWFNNDQD; encoded by the coding sequence ATGTTAAAAAAATATGTGACCATCTTATTTTTTCTGCCCTTCATTTTGTTCCTTCCTTTACAGACTTTCGCTGCAGTCATAGACGAAAACGAAAATAGAGACGTTGAAAGATTGATTTTCGAAGAAAAAAATAATGAAGAAACTGAAACTAAAAATGGAGAAATAGAGAAGGAAGATTCGGATTTAGTCTGTACAAAAGATATTCGATTTACTTTGGCACAAAAAAAACGACTTGATCAAATTTATCATCAAATCTATATGGATTATATCGATTTAATTGAAACGTATGCTTGGGCAGGTGCTCTAACTCAAGATCAAAAATTAATTCGCTATAAAATGTTGAAAAACTACATTCTTACCTTCCAAAAGCGCAATTATAAGTGGTGCAGCGAATATGAAGAAGACGAGTGGGAAGAAGAATGGTTTAATAATGATCAAGATTAA
- a CDS encoding YqhV family protein, with product MFQFLEKAVLGMALLRIISGCIEITAAFLMMKFNTVDKALMINSSLAIIGPLILITTTTIGVIGLADNISLMKLIWIFLGVCLILIGIKS from the coding sequence ATGTTTCAATTCTTGGAAAAAGCCGTATTGGGAATGGCTTTATTACGAATAATATCAGGTTGTATTGAAATAACTGCAGCATTCTTAATGATGAAGTTTAATACAGTAGATAAAGCGCTTATGATCAATAGTTCACTTGCCATTATTGGACCGTTGATTTTAATTACCACTACAACCATCGGGGTTATTGGTTTAGCGGACAACATATCGCTAATGAAGTTAATTTGGATTTTCCTAGGAGTTTGCCTGATCTTGATTGGTATAAAATCATAA
- a CDS encoding sulfite exporter TauE/SafE family protein, with the protein MSVGIIIMGLLIGFMVGLTGVGGAALLTPVLILFGISPSIAVGTDLIYNSITKLFGSYQHWRQKTIQFKLVKYLAAGSVPSAICAVGVLHIFDSFFHNQEIIIKHALGYVLILVSFITLAKTFFKSNGQMNRYQLKPLHEKRGLTIAIGAILGFIVGLTSIGSGSLFALAIIYLYRLSPSELVGTDIAHALLLVSAAGLMHAGIGNVNYLLVINLLIGSIPGVMIGSTLSARIPAKPLRTIMALMILISGLKLI; encoded by the coding sequence ATGAGCGTTGGCATCATCATAATGGGGCTCTTAATTGGCTTTATGGTTGGATTAACCGGGGTTGGCGGTGCTGCACTTTTAACACCTGTTCTGATTCTATTTGGGATCAGCCCCTCCATAGCTGTTGGAACGGATTTAATCTATAATTCGATAACTAAACTTTTTGGTTCTTATCAGCATTGGCGACAAAAAACGATTCAATTCAAATTGGTAAAATACCTAGCGGCTGGAAGTGTACCTAGTGCAATCTGTGCTGTTGGAGTCCTCCATATATTTGATAGTTTTTTTCATAATCAGGAAATCATTATTAAACATGCATTAGGGTATGTACTAATTTTGGTATCTTTCATTACATTGGCTAAAACATTTTTTAAAAGTAATGGTCAAATGAATCGATACCAATTAAAACCGTTGCATGAAAAACGCGGATTAACCATCGCTATTGGTGCAATCTTAGGTTTTATTGTTGGATTGACTTCCATCGGGTCAGGCTCATTATTCGCATTAGCCATTATTTACCTGTATCGGTTGAGCCCTTCAGAATTAGTAGGAACAGACATCGCTCACGCTCTTTTACTGGTATCTGCTGCCGGGTTAATGCATGCCGGAATTGGTAATGTTAATTATTTATTAGTCATCAATCTTTTAATAGGATCTATACCGGGAGTTATGATTGGCAGTACTTTGTCTGCCAGGATTCCTGCAAAACCCTTAAGAACGATCATGGCATTAATGATTTTAATTAGCGGATTGAAACTAATATAA
- a CDS encoding MFS transporter yields MTIFAISSIPLILVLGNSMLIPILPKMKTELDVSQFKVSLVISVFSIAAAISIPILGYLSDRFSRKAVIIPALILYGSGGLLAGAAAAWFSNAYTWVLAGRIMQGIGAAGTAPIAMALTGDLFKGGEQSKVLGLVEASNGLGKVISPILGSLLALLIWYAAFFAFPAFCLISVLLTIFCIKEKKTQKEPPPFGKYVKGLVSVFKTEGRWLFASYLTGAIVFFTLFGILFYISDILEKEHHIDGLLKGAILAIPLLFMTTTSYITGSKIGKRMKLMKALIILGLLLMTGSFASLILFKKLIPFFAVLVVSSIGTGLVLPCLNSLITGSVPSDRRGFVTSLYGSVRFLGVAIGPPIFSKLMEWSRMGMFLSTAGLTLLSALLCLVLIHVAKKEPTDKKDTLFEKLQFS; encoded by the coding sequence ATGACGATTTTTGCAATCAGTTCAATCCCGCTTATTCTGGTATTGGGAAATTCGATGCTAATACCTATTTTGCCTAAAATGAAAACAGAACTTGATGTCTCACAATTTAAAGTAAGCTTGGTTATTTCTGTTTTTTCGATTGCAGCAGCTATATCAATTCCCATTCTGGGTTATTTATCAGACCGTTTTTCCCGTAAGGCTGTGATTATCCCAGCGCTAATCCTGTATGGAAGCGGCGGTCTGCTTGCAGGAGCAGCAGCAGCATGGTTTTCAAATGCTTATACATGGGTCCTTGCAGGTAGAATTATGCAAGGAATTGGCGCAGCTGGGACAGCCCCCATTGCGATGGCCTTAACAGGTGATTTATTTAAAGGAGGAGAACAGAGCAAAGTATTAGGGTTAGTGGAAGCATCAAATGGCCTTGGAAAAGTCATTAGTCCAATTCTAGGCTCCTTATTAGCACTTTTAATCTGGTATGCGGCATTTTTTGCTTTTCCTGCTTTTTGTTTAATTTCCGTGCTTTTAACGATCTTTTGTATAAAAGAAAAAAAAACTCAGAAAGAGCCTCCCCCATTTGGAAAATATGTAAAAGGTCTTGTTTCCGTATTTAAAACGGAAGGAAGATGGCTGTTTGCCTCCTATTTAACAGGGGCTATTGTTTTTTTTACATTATTCGGCATTTTATTTTACATTTCAGATATTCTTGAAAAAGAGCATCATATAGATGGATTGCTTAAAGGAGCCATATTAGCGATCCCACTTTTATTTATGACCACAACATCTTATATTACAGGCAGTAAAATTGGCAAAAGAATGAAACTGATGAAGGCTTTAATTATTCTTGGGTTATTATTGATGACCGGTTCCTTTGCATCTCTCATACTATTCAAGAAACTTATTCCCTTTTTTGCTGTACTTGTGGTGAGCAGTATCGGGACTGGATTGGTTCTTCCGTGCTTAAATAGTTTAATTACAGGATCTGTCCCTTCCGATCGAAGAGGATTCGTTACGTCCTTATATGGATCTGTCAGGTTCTTGGGAGTAGCCATTGGACCGCCGATTTTTAGCAAGTTAATGGAATGGTCACGCATGGGGATGTTTTTATCCACCGCCGGATTAACATTGCTGAGTGCATTACTTTGTCTTGTATTAATCCATGTAGCCAAAAAAGAACCAACAGACAAAAAAGATACACTGTTTGAAAAATTACAATTTTCTTAA
- a CDS encoding phosphosulfolactate synthase, translating into MEFLSLPQRTSGNRTYGLTSIADFGTPLGELKNILTDYHHIIDIAKIGIGTAYVTPNLHKKVDLYKEYDIKPYCGGTLFEKCYHQNKIHEYITYLHGLGIEWVEVSSGTLDIPIKERLQLISFLKNHFHVMAEVGSKDTNKLMSIDEWRSEIQQLLEAGCDYVITEGRDSGTSGIYEQNGEVKCELIYSLCQDVDVNKIIFEAPSPKQQMYFIKEVGPNVNLGNVKVHDVLTLEAQRCGLRCETFFLEEQECKLP; encoded by the coding sequence ATGGAATTTTTATCATTGCCGCAAAGAACTTCAGGAAATAGAACATATGGCTTGACCTCCATCGCCGATTTTGGGACCCCGTTGGGAGAATTAAAAAACATTTTAACGGATTACCATCATATTATCGATATTGCCAAAATCGGAATTGGAACAGCTTATGTTACTCCTAACCTGCATAAAAAAGTGGATCTTTATAAGGAATATGACATTAAGCCATATTGCGGAGGGACTTTATTTGAGAAATGCTACCACCAGAATAAGATCCATGAATATATCACTTATTTACATGGATTAGGAATTGAATGGGTTGAGGTTTCCAGCGGGACATTGGATATACCGATTAAGGAGCGTCTCCAGCTTATTTCGTTTTTGAAAAATCATTTTCATGTGATGGCGGAGGTAGGTTCAAAGGATACAAACAAGTTAATGTCAATTGATGAATGGAGATCGGAAATTCAGCAATTACTTGAGGCAGGCTGTGATTATGTGATTACAGAGGGCAGGGATTCAGGCACATCTGGAATTTATGAGCAAAACGGTGAGGTAAAATGTGAATTAATCTATTCATTATGTCAGGATGTGGATGTTAATAAAATTATTTTTGAAGCTCCATCTCCAAAACAACAAATGTACTTCATTAAGGAAGTCGGGCCAAACGTAAACTTGGGAAATGTTAAAGTTCACGATGTTTTAACCCTTGAAGCACAGCGTTGTGGGTTAAGATGTGAGACATTTTTCTTGGAGGAACAGGAATGCAAGTTACCTTAA